A genomic region of Arachis stenosperma cultivar V10309 chromosome 9, arast.V10309.gnm1.PFL2, whole genome shotgun sequence contains the following coding sequences:
- the LOC130947399 gene encoding uncharacterized protein LOC130947399 isoform X1, producing the protein MMNNPIFRPLIPLCHTTCSLTPAYRLFSQYNYFFSQPTFLSNALQNYINSDNPYHGQKIHSQILKSGFVPNTNISIKLLILYLKCNCLSFKFVTMKLKSKTEKCAMEKKRKRKLEKIVDVETDSTLNAEVDNGMQVGKEKKEKSSINRKRKNKDKNRRKGEVDLEENSDGIVHDHPSEAQEIKDTEEHGDADTGAAIKSRKKKSKKKRKKEASFVNEVENSPKKGGDPDQDQIYVISSGDEDFSKGMRKWITEYHQSRPGLNILQEQIDEFITAHEEKLEQERIEREERAAEGGWTVVVHHKGRKKTTDAESGVAVGSVAQAAVENKMAKKKNKEVKGDFYRFQKKEAQRNEIMMLQSKFEDDKKRLQQLRAARKFRPY; encoded by the exons ATGATGAATAATCCAATATTTAGGCCTTTGATACCATTATGTCACACTACTTGTTCCTTGACCCCAGCTTATCGTCTCTTTTCGCAATACAATTACTTTTTTTCTCAACCTACCTTTCTATCCAATGCGCTGCAGAATTATATCAATTCTGATAACCCTTACCATGGCCAAAAGATCCATTCCCAGATTCTGAAATCTGGCTTTGTTCCAAACACTAACATCTCCATAAAGTTACTGATATTGTATCTTAAATGCAATTGTTTAAG tTTCAAATTTGTCACGATGAAATTAAAAAGCAAAACTGAAAAGTGCGCCAtggaaaagaagaggaaaaggaagcTGGAAAAAATTGTTGACGTTGAGACAGATAGTACATTGAATGCTGAAG TGGATAATGGAATGCAAGTTGGAAaggagaaaaaggagaaatCTTCTATCaatagaaagaggaagaataaaGATAAAAACCGTCGCAAGGGTGAAGTTGATTTAGAGGAGAATAGTG ATGGGATTGTTCATGACCATCCTTCTGAAGCTCAAGAAATCAAAGATACTGAGGAGCATGGAGATGCTGATACTGGAGCAGCCATCAAATCCC GTAAAAAGAAATctaaaaagaagaggaaaaaggaaGCTAGTTTTGTAAATGAGGTGGAAAATTCTCCAAAAAAAGGAGGGGACCCTGATCAGGATCAAATTTATGTTATTTCTTCCGGGGATGAGGACTTCTCAAAAGGAATGAGAA AGTGGATCACGGAATACCATCAAAGTAGACCAGGGCTGAATATATTGCAGGAGCAAATTGACGAATTCATAACTGCTCATGAGGAAAAACTGGAGCAG GAAAGGATAGAGAGAGAAGAACGTGCAGCAGAAGGGGGTTGGACTGTTGTTGTACATCATAAGGGTAGGAAGAAAACTACCGACGCCGAAAGCGGGGTAGCTGTGGGATCTGTTGCACAAGCTGCAGTGGAGAACAAAATGgcaaaaaagaagaataaagaagTGAAGGGAGATTTCTACCGGTTTCAAAAGAAAGAAGCCCAGAGGAATG AGATCATGATGCTGCAGAGCAAATTTGAAGACGACAAAAAGAGACTGCAGCAATTAAGAGCTGCCAGAAAATTTAGACCTTATTAA
- the LOC130947399 gene encoding uncharacterized protein LOC130947399 isoform X2 — protein sequence MKLKSKTEKCAMEKKRKRKLEKIVDVETDSTLNAEVDNGMQVGKEKKEKSSINRKRKNKDKNRRKGEVDLEENSDGIVHDHPSEAQEIKDTEEHGDADTGAAIKSRKKKSKKKRKKEASFVNEVENSPKKGGDPDQDQIYVISSGDEDFSKGMRKWITEYHQSRPGLNILQEQIDEFITAHEEKLEQERIEREERAAEGGWTVVVHHKGRKKTTDAESGVAVGSVAQAAVENKMAKKKNKEVKGDFYRFQKKEAQRNEIMMLQSKFEDDKKRLQQLRAARKFRPY from the exons ATGAAATTAAAAAGCAAAACTGAAAAGTGCGCCAtggaaaagaagaggaaaaggaagcTGGAAAAAATTGTTGACGTTGAGACAGATAGTACATTGAATGCTGAAG TGGATAATGGAATGCAAGTTGGAAaggagaaaaaggagaaatCTTCTATCaatagaaagaggaagaataaaGATAAAAACCGTCGCAAGGGTGAAGTTGATTTAGAGGAGAATAGTG ATGGGATTGTTCATGACCATCCTTCTGAAGCTCAAGAAATCAAAGATACTGAGGAGCATGGAGATGCTGATACTGGAGCAGCCATCAAATCCC GTAAAAAGAAATctaaaaagaagaggaaaaaggaaGCTAGTTTTGTAAATGAGGTGGAAAATTCTCCAAAAAAAGGAGGGGACCCTGATCAGGATCAAATTTATGTTATTTCTTCCGGGGATGAGGACTTCTCAAAAGGAATGAGAA AGTGGATCACGGAATACCATCAAAGTAGACCAGGGCTGAATATATTGCAGGAGCAAATTGACGAATTCATAACTGCTCATGAGGAAAAACTGGAGCAG GAAAGGATAGAGAGAGAAGAACGTGCAGCAGAAGGGGGTTGGACTGTTGTTGTACATCATAAGGGTAGGAAGAAAACTACCGACGCCGAAAGCGGGGTAGCTGTGGGATCTGTTGCACAAGCTGCAGTGGAGAACAAAATGgcaaaaaagaagaataaagaagTGAAGGGAGATTTCTACCGGTTTCAAAAGAAAGAAGCCCAGAGGAATG AGATCATGATGCTGCAGAGCAAATTTGAAGACGACAAAAAGAGACTGCAGCAATTAAGAGCTGCCAGAAAATTTAGACCTTATTAA
- the LOC130947359 gene encoding transcription repressor OFP14-like produces the protein MPKKIKKSLKHYISKIKNTSHPQIHLVPSKKWVLSSCKHPRTPSFALENKKKDTNKDDEATLADVDRFLFENFKSLYLKDDDEEATTATITATTTATKNKECNKSKKVAEEKNYDDEQKGIKVGSSPIFYDDIIDLRGSNRFFMPRALSESYSFRNTTLRGDDDEIISNSTSVSTHNNSSPSSQLYHSAKTYVQGHNHHDRDYSDRDHRLVDNCVAVLASSESPYEDFKNSMQGMVDARVRNNQRVDWDFMEELLFCHINLNDKKLHKFILSAFVELVTALRQQPENNPPATAGKPRSVRTVRSGNLDGR, from the coding sequence ATGCCCAAGAAGATTAAAAAATCTCTTAAACATTACATATCCAAGATCAAGAACACTTCTCACCCACAAATTCATTTAGTACCCTCCAAGAAATGGGTTCTCTCAAGTTGCAAGCATCCAAGGACACCTTCTTTTGCCTtggaaaacaagaaaaaagacACCAACAAAGATGATGAAGCGACCCTAGCCGATGTGGATCGCTTCCTCTTCGAGAATTTCAAGTCGCTTTATCTAAAAGACGACGATGAAGAAGCTACCACTGCCACTATCACTGCCACCACAACCGCCACAAAAAATAAGGAGTGTAATAAATCTAAAAAggtagcagaagaaaaaaactATGATGATGAACAGAAAGGTATAAAAGTAGGATCTTCTCCTATTTTTTATGATGACATAATTGATCTACGTGGATCTAATAGATTCTTTATGCCACGTGCACTCTCAGAGTCATATTCGTTTAGGAATACGACTCTGAGAGGCGATGACGATGaaattatatcaaattcaacTTCAGTATCAACACATAATAATTCGTCACCATCTTCACAATTATATCATAGTGCGAAAACTTATGTCCAAGGTCATAATCATCACGATCGTGATTATAGTGATCGTGATCATAGGCTTGTGGATAACTGTGTGGCCGTGTTGGCATCTTCGGAGAGCCCTTATGAGGATTTCAAGAATTCCATGCAAGGAATGGTGGATGCAAGGGTAAGGAACAACCAAAGGGTGGATTGGGATTTCATGGAAGAGCTCTTATTTTGTCATATAAATTTGAATGACAAGAAGTTACACAAGTTCATACTAAGTGCTTTTGTggagctggtcactgccttgcGCCAGCAGCCGGAGAATAATCCTCCGGCAACGGCTGGGAAGCCACGGAGCGTTCGAACGGTGAGAAGTGGAAATTTGGATGGGAGGTAG